In one window of Macrobrachium nipponense isolate FS-2020 chromosome 2, ASM1510439v2, whole genome shotgun sequence DNA:
- the LOC135221065 gene encoding uncharacterized protein LOC135221065 isoform X1, giving the protein MEQSYSQQQRHQLRYKRRDEDFGWGPAWASQLTGPSSSSPSRQEERERRRRRRRDSGERDTGRESSSRRSKNANERGEDRRGTLPTDYRAALAKFAPPVPHALLKKIGSKDVQGLGKVRVVLRVSPKITVTEGESEVLTLDKRRRQVTLVEPQAKQPQERVGVAAPKMFAFDQVYNQEDPQSEVVTGAVVDVLHAVLAGNDGCVLCFGGAVLGKTYTMLGSHTGPGELGVMPSSIAWLYRAIVEQKAKSGARFSVRVSAVAVDAAGAMLTDLLAEYAQEGEASPGALLRDTTGGYLSSVAELRAPSPETAAHYLDVAIAARSSHAHTQVQSSQQPAPPPGSATLLYTLHIYQYAVDKSGKGGVVGGRSRLHMIDVGDLSGSNGGMSLSALTSVLLAIFNGQRYLPHRENKLTMLLREALGSVTCHAAMVVHISPSPRHAQHTLATLQLASRVHRMRRKKLKGIGGSNSGGSSDGSHSRSSGGDTSAGSSSIDFSSSEQSCDTVIYIGGGGPGDATDNEHPPVFMPHHTNQQMWPITRLRSMEHLRPHSASPTPAHTRRAASASPTPTSRSVPNGRSQAKPRPPPRTVSNANSPLSSGKVTPGGSFIRHQPGVSHVAYNKEGQKPLLSSFKPQVTLGPLVPGDLRHFNYSAYEEPNNLVPTYKKIGDQPHQTIQLHQQPVHLQQQQQQQLQQQQLQQQQLQQQQLQQQQQQQVQQLSQKHIQQQLKQQHLYLLQHPQSKQQQIQQQQIQHFQLQNQQQSLQQPGQQQSMQQQYQHQSFSQQHLQLQQQQLKLQQLQQQQLQQQSNRLNAKNPADGVVSDEQWIDGPRVHKSRVAAAQKIKKEKSETWVDGPQVTPIGYGFMDDHKKTMIERWVAVQTAQVVQQLEQQQTVPAQTPTQNSTTQEQFTHLTQFRTCEESTLDSDQDTLSEDPPSGAGQANGSSSTMPPQPNLIEELERKNLIPAEDPKPPEEPDPPSIEAESLPKECPVDEKSTEPHCSPDEASVADEPSIDDICSQCEALAEECEELSSLLSCEEEECKRQAHQGLATVLEEPELEAAIGTDIEELGKDDGDETGHEADEEESTTPQRGWVRRSLASSGTHHSTELIEVQIPDYPVITVDSCIQVCEEDIIRALADTPCQSEVMSVETSDDHPLRVLSEENLTCASTFTDSYSQMGETGDEDDSDDENSRPFSLFEVTDYGRVCQDLSMALQSDVSNKNLHELAKIHDLYRTLARQSPRVHTGGPKLQAATLAEILANSRDSLLEDQKPPLEDDSICSEPVQAEGKLCRHCNKKQLRHGDSILKLESALRSKSMWLSRPLELEDSASDKCIGTDDIDLPEDHCTCDVQSDLVPYIPSMFFNFSSMKNNSSASNLTLTQQASNSSLQLKDVPLADSTENFVDRVPMNGISLPEYIEDVEANVVLCNPVQYDYSKDGDVNDDRTVTGKSDNESDCVSNISEDSEYMMQTSKLSKFLCVGVGRSKSKSPYKVAKQNNNKIVENKKNVAKTKESKVKVPVKSRENSKSPDRNSKNLIKSPSRVVSQSAAKQSTSRRSDTASVRMRWGKSARVGATKSPALANRSSYRYTCTLMYPPDAPTPTEGYDSGHDSGAATQGSATPLENNEAWRTTQNLQPHKHHPHPHPHQHPAANSGSLGTNPSLGESSGYESIPRDSECSSFSSSQDSEMDEEHRRDAQAQSLALSQHQPKPSMPSCSAKLEVENWSEDDVKRYEGRPRAAEIPQLRASRQQVLSLKATQKSLKADLAQAKGNLNVPSDSWNYELHVKDDLPLDHSTFVEALARETHILKKRVAAARSRVLVVTAFLPKQQSETLIN; this is encoded by the exons GTGCGCGTCGTGCTGAGAGTATCTCCAAAGATAACAGTGACGGAAGGCGAATCGGAGGTCCTGACCTTGGACAAACGGCGCCGTCAGGTAACTCTTGTCGAACCCCAAGCAAAACAACCCCAGGAGAGGGTCGGCGTGGCTGCCCCCAAGATGTTTGCCTTTGACCAAGTCTACAATCAGGAAGACCCCCAG AGTGAAGTCGTCACAGGAGCAGTTGTGGATGTCTTGCATGCTGTGCTTGCGGGGAATGATGGCTGTGTGTTATGTTTTGGAGGGGCCGTTTTAGGTAAGACCTACACCATGCTGGGATCGCACACCGGCCCTGGAGAACTGGGCGTCATGCCATCGTCTATAGCTTGGTTGTACCGAGCCATCGTGGAGCAGAAGGCCAAAAGTGGCGCCAGGTTCAGCGTCAGAGTCTCTGCTGTTGCAGTTGACGCTGCTGGTGCAATGCTGACTGATCTTCTCGCCGAATATGCGCAAG AAGGCGAAGCATCTCCGGGAGCATTACTGCGTGATACAACAGGAGGTTACCTATCTTCGGTTGCAGAGCTTCGAGCGCCCTCACCTGAAACCGCGGCACATTACCTGGATGTTGCCATTGCTGCTCGATCTTCACACGCTCATACTCAAGTCCAGTCTTCACAACAACCTGCCCCTCCTCCTGGATCTGCCACTTTGCTTTACACTTTACATATTTATCAGTATGCTGTTGATAAGTCAGGAAAAGGAGGAG TTGTTGGTGGGCGCAGCCGTCTTCACATGATTGACGTTGGGGATTTAAGTGGGAGTAATGGAGGAATGTCCTTGTCTGCCCTGACTTCTGTTCTCTTAGCAATATTTAATGGTCAACGTTACCTTCCTCACCGTGAAAACAAACTAACCATGTTATTGAGAGAAGCTCTGGGGTCTGTGACTTGTCATGCCGCGATGGTTGTACATATTTCTCCTTCACCACGGCATGCTCAACACACTCTTGCTACTCTGCAGTTAGCTTCTAGAGTCCACCGAATGAGACGCAAGAAATTAAAG GGTATTGGTGGTTCAAATTCCGGAGGTAGTTCCGATGGGTCTCATAGTCGATCTTCCGGTGGAGATACATCAGCTGGTTCCTCATCCATTGATTTCTCCTCATCAGAGCAGTCTTGTGATACAGTCATTTATATTGGTGGTGGTGGTCCTGGCGATGCAACGGACAATGAACATCCCCCGGTGTTTATGCCTCATCATACTAATCAGCAGATGTGGCCCATTACTCGACTTAGATCAATGGAACACTTAAGGCCTCACTCTGCATCACCGACTCCTGCCCATACGCGACGGGCTGCATCTGCCAGCCCGACGCCAACTTCCCGCTCAGTGCCCAATGGAAGATCACAAGCAAAACCAAGACCACCACCAAGAACAGTTAGTAATGCCAACAGCCCCCTCAGTAGTGGAAAGGTAACTCCCGGTGGCAGCTTTATACGCCACCAACCAGGAGTAAGTCATGTTGCTTACAATAAAGAGGGTCAGAAACCTCTCCTCTCTTCATTCAAACCCCAAGTTACACTGGGTCCTTTAGTTCCTGGTGATTTAAGACACTTTAATTATAGTGCTTACGAGGAGCCAAATAATCTTGTACCAACGTACAAGAAAATTGGTGATCAGCCTCATCAGACTATTCAGTTACATCAACAACCAGTtcatctacaacaacaacaacaacaacaattacagcaacaacaactgcagcaacaacaactacagcaacaacaacttcagcaacaacaacagcaacaggtCCAACAATTAAGTCAAAAACATATCCAGCAGCAGCTGAAGCAACAACATTTATACCTATTACAACACCCCCAGAGCAAGCAACAACAAATCCAGCAACAGCAGATACAACACTTCCAACTTCAAAATCAGCAGCAGAGTCTACAGCAGCCAGGCCAGCAACAAAGCATGCAGCAGCAGTATCAGCACCAAAGTTTCTCACAACAGCATCTTCAGTTGCAACAACAACAGTTGAAACTACAACAGCTTCAACAGCAACAACTGCAGCAGCAGTCAAATAGATTAAATGCAAAGAATCCAGCAGATGGAGTAGTGTCGGATGAACAGTGGATTGATGGCCCAAGAGTTCATAAGTCACGTGTAGCAGCTGCACAGaagatcaaaaaagaaaaatctgaaactTGGGTTGATGGTCCACAAGTTACCCCAATAGGTTACGGTTTTATGGACGATCATAAAAAGACCATGATAGAAAGATGGGTAGCAGTTCAAACAGCTCAGGTTGTTCAGCAACTGGAACAACAACAAACTGTTCCAGCTCAGACACCAACACAGAATTCTACAACCCAGGAGCAGTTCACTCACCTCACTCAATTCCGCACTTGTGAAGAATCTACCTTAGACAGCGATCAAGACACCCTAAGTGAAGATCCACCCTCTGGCGCAGGCCAAGCGAATGGGTCAAGTTCTACTATGCCACCACAGCCTAATCTGATTGAAGAACTGGAACGTAAAAACCTAATACCAGCTGAAGATCCCAAACCACCTGAAGAACCTGATCCACCATCCATTGAAGCTGAATCACTACCAAAAGAGTGTCCTGTAGATGAGAAGAGTACTGAGCCCCATTGTTCACCAGATGAAGCTTCTGTTGCAGATGAACCTTCAATTGATGATATATGCTCTCAGTGTGAAGCACTAGCTGAAGAGTGTGAAGAACTAAGCTCTCTTTTGTCTTGTGAAGAGGAAGAATGTAAAAGACAGGCACACCAAGGTTTAG CAACGGTGTTGGAAGAGCCTGAATTAGAAGCAGCAATAGGAACAGACATTGAAGAGCTTGGAAAAGATGATGGTGATGAAACAGGGCatgaagctgatgaagaagaaagTACAACACCCCAGCGAGGGTGGGTGAGACGATCGCTAGCCTCTTCGGGAACACATCATTCCACAGAACTTATTGAAGTTCAGATTCCTGATTACCCTGTGATCACTGTTGACTCCTGCATACAG GTATGTGAGGAAGATATCATAAGAGCATTAGCTGATACTCCTTGCCAGAGTGAGGTAATGAGTGTAGAAACCAGCGATGACCATCCTCTAAGAGTACTCTCAGAAGAAAATCTTACATGTGCATCAACATTCACAG ATTCTTATTCTCAAATGGGAGAAACTGGGGATGAAGATGACTCTGATGATGAAAACTCAAGACCATTTAGCCTCTTTGAAGTGACAGACTATGGAAGAGTATGCCAAGATTTAAGCATGGCTCTACAGTCAGATGTTTCTAATAAGAATCTTCATGAACTTGCAAAAATACATGATTTATACAGAACACTAGCTCGCCAAAGCCCCCGTGTCCATACAGGTGGACCAAAACTGCAAGCTGCTACGTTAGCTGAAATTTTAGCCAACAGTCGTGATTCTTTACTTGAGGATCAGAAACCTCCTCTTGAAGATGATAGCATATGCAGTGAACCAGTTCAGGCAGAAGGGAAATTGTGTCGTCACTGTAATAAAAAACAGTTAAGACATGGTGATAGCATACTAAAATTAGAGTCTGCATTAAGGAGTAAGTCAATGTGGTTGAGTAGACCTTTAGAATTAGAAGACTCGGCTAGTGATAAATGTATTGGAACTGATGATATAGATTTACCAGAAGACCATTGTACCTGTGATGTGCAGAGTGACCTTGTACCATATATACCCTCCATGTTCTTTAATTTTTCATCCATGAAAAACAATAGTAGTGCGTCAAACTTAACTCTCACCCAGCAAGCGTCAAATTCTAGTTTACAATTAAAAGATGTTCCATTAGCGGATTCTACCGAAAACTTCGTGGATAGGGTACCAATGAATGGAATATCCTTACCCGAGTATATAGAAGACGTTGAAGCAAATGTTGTTCTCTGTAATCCAGTGCAGTATGACTATAGCAAAGATGGTGATGTGAATGATGACCGAACAGTAACTGGAAAGAGTGATAATGAAAGTGATTGTGTTAGTAATATAAGTGAAGATTCAGAGTAtatgatgcagacttctaaactTTCTAAATTCTTATGTGTAGGTGTTGGTAGGAGTAAGTCGAAATCTCCATATAAAGTagccaaacaaaataataataaaatcgtagaaaataagaaaaatgtggcCAAAACAAAAGAGTCAAAAGTTAAAGTGCCAGTGAAAAGCAGAGAAAATTCTAAATCACCCGATCGTAATTCAAAAAACTTGATAAAGTCTCCCTCCCGAGTGGTCTCACAAAGTGCAGCTAAACAAAGTACTAGTAGACGAAGTGATACAGCATCTGTCCGTATGCGCTGGGGGAAATCGGCTCGTGTAGGAGCAACAAAGTCGCCAGCATTAGCAAACAGGAGTAGCTATCGATACACCTGTACATTAATGTACCCCCCAGATGCTCCGACACCAACCGAAGGTTATGACTCTGGTCATGATTCCGGTGCTGCCACCCAAGGAAGTGCAACTCCCTTGGAAAATAATGAGGCTTGGAGAACTACACAAAATCTTCAACCTCATAAGCAtcatccacatccacatccacATCAACATCCTGCAGCGAACAGTGGATCATTAGGAACCAATCCATCATTAGGAGAATCCTCTGGCTATGAGAGCATCCCTAGAGACTCTGAGTGTTCATCTTTTAGCTCTTCACAAGATTCAGAAATGGATGAGGAGCATCGCAGGGATGCTCAGGCTCAGTCATTAGCTCTGTCGCAACACCAGCCAAAACCATCCATGCCTTCGTGTTCGGCAAAACTAGAGGTTGAAAATTGGTCTGAAGATGATGTTAAAAGATATGAAGGCAGACCTCGTGCAGCTGAAATTCCTCAGTTAAGGGCGTCACGGCAGCAGGTTTTATCTCTTAAAGCTACTCAGAAATCACTGAAAGCTGACTTGGCTCAGGCCAAAGGAAACCTAAATGTTCCTTCCGACTCTTGGAACTACGAAC TACACGTAAAAGATGACTTACCTTTGGATCACAGCACATTTGTGGAAGCGCTCGCGAGGGAGACGCACATTTTAAAAAAGCGTGTAGCAGCCGCCAGAAGTCGAGTTCTTGTTGTTACAGCTTTTCTGCCTAAACAGCAAAGTGAAACACTCATAAACTGA
- the LOC135221065 gene encoding uncharacterized protein LOC135221065 isoform X2, with product MEQSYSQQQRHQLRYKRRDEDFGWGPAWASQLTGPSSSSPSRQEERERRRRRRRDSGERDTGRESSSRRSKNANERGEDRRGTLPTDYRAALAKFAPPVPHALLKKIGSKDVQGLGKVRVVLRVSPKITVTEGESEVLTLDKRRRQVTLVEPQAKQPQERVGVAAPKMFAFDQVYNQEDPQSEVVTGAVVDVLHAVLAGNDGCVLCFGGAVLGKTYTMLGSHTGPGELGVMPSSIAWLYRAIVEQKAKSGARFSVRVSAVAVDAAGAMLTDLLAEYAQEGEASPGALLRDTTGGYLSSVAELRAPSPETAAHYLDVAIAARSSHAHTQVQSSQQPAPPPGSATLLYTLHIYQYAVDKSGKGGVVGGRSRLHMIDVGDLSGSNGGMSLSALTSVLLAIFNGQRYLPHRENKLTMLLREALGSVTCHAAMVVHISPSPRHAQHTLATLQLASRVHRMRRKKLKGIGGSNSGGSSDGSHSRSSGGDTSAGSSSIDFSSSEQSCDTVIYIGGGGPGDATDNEHPPVFMPHHTNQQMWPITRLRSMEHLRPHSASPTPAHTRRAASASPTPTSRSVPNGRSQAKPRPPPRTVSNANSPLSSGKVTPGGSFIRHQPGVSHVAYNKEGQKPLLSSFKPQVTLGPLVPGDLRHFNYSAYEEPNNLVPTYKKIGDQPHQTIQLHQQPVHLQQQQQQQLQQQQLQQQQLQQQQLQQQQQQQVQQLSQKHIQQQLKQQHLYLLQHPQSKQQQIQQQQIQHFQLQNQQQSLQQPGQQQSMQQQYQHQSFSQQHLQLQQQQLKLQQLQQQQLQQQSNRLNAKNPADGVVSDEQWIDGPRVHKSRVAAAQKIKKEKSETWVDGPQVTPIGYGFMDDHKKTMIERWVAVQTAQVVQQLEQQQTVPAQTPTQNSTTQEQFTHLTQFRTCEESTLDSDQDTLSEDPPSGAGQANGSSSTMPPQPNLIEELERKNLIPAEDPKPPEEPDPPSIEAESLPKECPVDEKSTEPHCSPDEASVADEPSIDDICSQCEALAEECEELSSLLSCEEEECKRQAHQGLATVLEEPELEAAIGTDIEELGKDDGDETGHEADEEESTTPQRGWVRRSLASSGTHHSTELIEVQIPDYPVITVDSCIQVCEEDIIRALADTPCQSEVMSVETSDDHPLRVLSEENLTCASTFTDSYSQMGETGDEDDSDDENSRPFSLFEVTDYGRVCQDLSMALQSDVSNKNLHELAKIHDLYRTLARQSPRVHTGGPKLQAATLAEILANSRDSLLEDQKPPLEDDSICSEPVQAEGKLCRHCNKKQLRHGDSILKLESALRSKSMWLSRPLELEDSASDKCIGTDDIDLPEDHCTCDVQSDLVPYIPSMFFNFSSMKNNSSASNLTLTQQASNSSLQLKDVPLADSTENFVDRVPMNGISLPEYIEDVEANVVLCNPVQYDYSKDGDVNDDRTVTGKSDNESDCVSNISEDSEYMMQTSKLSKFLCVGVGRSKSKSPYKVAKQNNNKIVENKKNVAKTKESKVKVPVKSRENSKSPDRNSKNLIKSPSRVVSQSAAKQSTSRRSDTASVRMRWGKSARVGATKSPALANRSSYRYTCTLMYPPDAPTPTEGYDSGHDSGAATQGSATPLENNEAWRTTQNLQPHKHHPHPHPHQHPAANSGSLGTNPSLGESSGYESIPRDSECSSFSSSQDSEMDEEHRRDAQAQSLALSQHQPKPSMPSCSAKLEVENWSEDDVKRYEGRPRAAEIPQLRASRQQVLSLKATQKSLKADLAQAKGNLNVPSDSWNYERKSNYT from the exons GTGCGCGTCGTGCTGAGAGTATCTCCAAAGATAACAGTGACGGAAGGCGAATCGGAGGTCCTGACCTTGGACAAACGGCGCCGTCAGGTAACTCTTGTCGAACCCCAAGCAAAACAACCCCAGGAGAGGGTCGGCGTGGCTGCCCCCAAGATGTTTGCCTTTGACCAAGTCTACAATCAGGAAGACCCCCAG AGTGAAGTCGTCACAGGAGCAGTTGTGGATGTCTTGCATGCTGTGCTTGCGGGGAATGATGGCTGTGTGTTATGTTTTGGAGGGGCCGTTTTAGGTAAGACCTACACCATGCTGGGATCGCACACCGGCCCTGGAGAACTGGGCGTCATGCCATCGTCTATAGCTTGGTTGTACCGAGCCATCGTGGAGCAGAAGGCCAAAAGTGGCGCCAGGTTCAGCGTCAGAGTCTCTGCTGTTGCAGTTGACGCTGCTGGTGCAATGCTGACTGATCTTCTCGCCGAATATGCGCAAG AAGGCGAAGCATCTCCGGGAGCATTACTGCGTGATACAACAGGAGGTTACCTATCTTCGGTTGCAGAGCTTCGAGCGCCCTCACCTGAAACCGCGGCACATTACCTGGATGTTGCCATTGCTGCTCGATCTTCACACGCTCATACTCAAGTCCAGTCTTCACAACAACCTGCCCCTCCTCCTGGATCTGCCACTTTGCTTTACACTTTACATATTTATCAGTATGCTGTTGATAAGTCAGGAAAAGGAGGAG TTGTTGGTGGGCGCAGCCGTCTTCACATGATTGACGTTGGGGATTTAAGTGGGAGTAATGGAGGAATGTCCTTGTCTGCCCTGACTTCTGTTCTCTTAGCAATATTTAATGGTCAACGTTACCTTCCTCACCGTGAAAACAAACTAACCATGTTATTGAGAGAAGCTCTGGGGTCTGTGACTTGTCATGCCGCGATGGTTGTACATATTTCTCCTTCACCACGGCATGCTCAACACACTCTTGCTACTCTGCAGTTAGCTTCTAGAGTCCACCGAATGAGACGCAAGAAATTAAAG GGTATTGGTGGTTCAAATTCCGGAGGTAGTTCCGATGGGTCTCATAGTCGATCTTCCGGTGGAGATACATCAGCTGGTTCCTCATCCATTGATTTCTCCTCATCAGAGCAGTCTTGTGATACAGTCATTTATATTGGTGGTGGTGGTCCTGGCGATGCAACGGACAATGAACATCCCCCGGTGTTTATGCCTCATCATACTAATCAGCAGATGTGGCCCATTACTCGACTTAGATCAATGGAACACTTAAGGCCTCACTCTGCATCACCGACTCCTGCCCATACGCGACGGGCTGCATCTGCCAGCCCGACGCCAACTTCCCGCTCAGTGCCCAATGGAAGATCACAAGCAAAACCAAGACCACCACCAAGAACAGTTAGTAATGCCAACAGCCCCCTCAGTAGTGGAAAGGTAACTCCCGGTGGCAGCTTTATACGCCACCAACCAGGAGTAAGTCATGTTGCTTACAATAAAGAGGGTCAGAAACCTCTCCTCTCTTCATTCAAACCCCAAGTTACACTGGGTCCTTTAGTTCCTGGTGATTTAAGACACTTTAATTATAGTGCTTACGAGGAGCCAAATAATCTTGTACCAACGTACAAGAAAATTGGTGATCAGCCTCATCAGACTATTCAGTTACATCAACAACCAGTtcatctacaacaacaacaacaacaacaattacagcaacaacaactgcagcaacaacaactacagcaacaacaacttcagcaacaacaacagcaacaggtCCAACAATTAAGTCAAAAACATATCCAGCAGCAGCTGAAGCAACAACATTTATACCTATTACAACACCCCCAGAGCAAGCAACAACAAATCCAGCAACAGCAGATACAACACTTCCAACTTCAAAATCAGCAGCAGAGTCTACAGCAGCCAGGCCAGCAACAAAGCATGCAGCAGCAGTATCAGCACCAAAGTTTCTCACAACAGCATCTTCAGTTGCAACAACAACAGTTGAAACTACAACAGCTTCAACAGCAACAACTGCAGCAGCAGTCAAATAGATTAAATGCAAAGAATCCAGCAGATGGAGTAGTGTCGGATGAACAGTGGATTGATGGCCCAAGAGTTCATAAGTCACGTGTAGCAGCTGCACAGaagatcaaaaaagaaaaatctgaaactTGGGTTGATGGTCCACAAGTTACCCCAATAGGTTACGGTTTTATGGACGATCATAAAAAGACCATGATAGAAAGATGGGTAGCAGTTCAAACAGCTCAGGTTGTTCAGCAACTGGAACAACAACAAACTGTTCCAGCTCAGACACCAACACAGAATTCTACAACCCAGGAGCAGTTCACTCACCTCACTCAATTCCGCACTTGTGAAGAATCTACCTTAGACAGCGATCAAGACACCCTAAGTGAAGATCCACCCTCTGGCGCAGGCCAAGCGAATGGGTCAAGTTCTACTATGCCACCACAGCCTAATCTGATTGAAGAACTGGAACGTAAAAACCTAATACCAGCTGAAGATCCCAAACCACCTGAAGAACCTGATCCACCATCCATTGAAGCTGAATCACTACCAAAAGAGTGTCCTGTAGATGAGAAGAGTACTGAGCCCCATTGTTCACCAGATGAAGCTTCTGTTGCAGATGAACCTTCAATTGATGATATATGCTCTCAGTGTGAAGCACTAGCTGAAGAGTGTGAAGAACTAAGCTCTCTTTTGTCTTGTGAAGAGGAAGAATGTAAAAGACAGGCACACCAAGGTTTAG CAACGGTGTTGGAAGAGCCTGAATTAGAAGCAGCAATAGGAACAGACATTGAAGAGCTTGGAAAAGATGATGGTGATGAAACAGGGCatgaagctgatgaagaagaaagTACAACACCCCAGCGAGGGTGGGTGAGACGATCGCTAGCCTCTTCGGGAACACATCATTCCACAGAACTTATTGAAGTTCAGATTCCTGATTACCCTGTGATCACTGTTGACTCCTGCATACAG GTATGTGAGGAAGATATCATAAGAGCATTAGCTGATACTCCTTGCCAGAGTGAGGTAATGAGTGTAGAAACCAGCGATGACCATCCTCTAAGAGTACTCTCAGAAGAAAATCTTACATGTGCATCAACATTCACAG ATTCTTATTCTCAAATGGGAGAAACTGGGGATGAAGATGACTCTGATGATGAAAACTCAAGACCATTTAGCCTCTTTGAAGTGACAGACTATGGAAGAGTATGCCAAGATTTAAGCATGGCTCTACAGTCAGATGTTTCTAATAAGAATCTTCATGAACTTGCAAAAATACATGATTTATACAGAACACTAGCTCGCCAAAGCCCCCGTGTCCATACAGGTGGACCAAAACTGCAAGCTGCTACGTTAGCTGAAATTTTAGCCAACAGTCGTGATTCTTTACTTGAGGATCAGAAACCTCCTCTTGAAGATGATAGCATATGCAGTGAACCAGTTCAGGCAGAAGGGAAATTGTGTCGTCACTGTAATAAAAAACAGTTAAGACATGGTGATAGCATACTAAAATTAGAGTCTGCATTAAGGAGTAAGTCAATGTGGTTGAGTAGACCTTTAGAATTAGAAGACTCGGCTAGTGATAAATGTATTGGAACTGATGATATAGATTTACCAGAAGACCATTGTACCTGTGATGTGCAGAGTGACCTTGTACCATATATACCCTCCATGTTCTTTAATTTTTCATCCATGAAAAACAATAGTAGTGCGTCAAACTTAACTCTCACCCAGCAAGCGTCAAATTCTAGTTTACAATTAAAAGATGTTCCATTAGCGGATTCTACCGAAAACTTCGTGGATAGGGTACCAATGAATGGAATATCCTTACCCGAGTATATAGAAGACGTTGAAGCAAATGTTGTTCTCTGTAATCCAGTGCAGTATGACTATAGCAAAGATGGTGATGTGAATGATGACCGAACAGTAACTGGAAAGAGTGATAATGAAAGTGATTGTGTTAGTAATATAAGTGAAGATTCAGAGTAtatgatgcagacttctaaactTTCTAAATTCTTATGTGTAGGTGTTGGTAGGAGTAAGTCGAAATCTCCATATAAAGTagccaaacaaaataataataaaatcgtagaaaataagaaaaatgtggcCAAAACAAAAGAGTCAAAAGTTAAAGTGCCAGTGAAAAGCAGAGAAAATTCTAAATCACCCGATCGTAATTCAAAAAACTTGATAAAGTCTCCCTCCCGAGTGGTCTCACAAAGTGCAGCTAAACAAAGTACTAGTAGACGAAGTGATACAGCATCTGTCCGTATGCGCTGGGGGAAATCGGCTCGTGTAGGAGCAACAAAGTCGCCAGCATTAGCAAACAGGAGTAGCTATCGATACACCTGTACATTAATGTACCCCCCAGATGCTCCGACACCAACCGAAGGTTATGACTCTGGTCATGATTCCGGTGCTGCCACCCAAGGAAGTGCAACTCCCTTGGAAAATAATGAGGCTTGGAGAACTACACAAAATCTTCAACCTCATAAGCAtcatccacatccacatccacATCAACATCCTGCAGCGAACAGTGGATCATTAGGAACCAATCCATCATTAGGAGAATCCTCTGGCTATGAGAGCATCCCTAGAGACTCTGAGTGTTCATCTTTTAGCTCTTCACAAGATTCAGAAATGGATGAGGAGCATCGCAGGGATGCTCAGGCTCAGTCATTAGCTCTGTCGCAACACCAGCCAAAACCATCCATGCCTTCGTGTTCGGCAAAACTAGAGGTTGAAAATTGGTCTGAAGATGATGTTAAAAGATATGAAGGCAGACCTCGTGCAGCTGAAATTCCTCAGTTAAGGGCGTCACGGCAGCAGGTTTTATCTCTTAAAGCTACTCAGAAATCACTGAAAGCTGACTTGGCTCAGGCCAAAGGAAACCTAAATGTTCCTTCCGACTCTTGGAACTACGAACGTAAGTCAAAC TACACGTAA